In Papaver somniferum cultivar HN1 chromosome 1, ASM357369v1, whole genome shotgun sequence, a genomic segment contains:
- the LOC113273893 gene encoding RNA polymerase II C-terminal domain phosphatase-like 4, with amino-acid sequence MTTLVLSYEGRLKEAHKILERMKIKQLMSYNAEENKRLIQRSRMLGTTYKRCFFENKKLSLVLDLDHTLIHSVRICDVSKDDQDYLDKKAIVVSSMQDDNCRNGDILYKYMGAIYVKLRPYTRESLKQLSDRFELFLYTMGTRFYAEVMGKLLDPDGVIFNSIVSKDDSTIKNRKNMDILAGPDEKNTIIIDDNKYVWEEHQNNLIQIDKYTYFTEENGGHKLKKDDQEGFGDEDEALKSISEVLQGVHKSFFELFPIPQTDLELQEYVDTVDVRPVLKASRKGAGNC; translated from the coding sequence ATGACTACTTTAGTTCTTTCTTATGAAGGTCGACTCAAAGAAGCACATAAAATATTAGAGAGAATGAAGATCAAACAATTGATGAGTTATAACGCAGAAGAAAACAAACGGTTGATTCAACGTAGTAGGATGTTAGGTACTACGTACAAGAGATGTTTTTTTGAGAATAAGAAGCTTTCTTTGGTTCTTGACTTGGATCACACCTTAATCCACTCCGTGAGAATTTGTGACGTATCAAAGGATGATCAAGATTATCTCGACAAGAAAGCAATTGTTGTTTCGTCCATGCAGGACGATAATTGTAGGAATGGAGATATTTTATATAAGTATATGGGGGCAATATACGTAAAACTGAGGCCTTACACAAGGGAATCTCTTAAACAACTCAGTGACAGGTTTGAATTATTCTTGTATACGATGGGCACGAGGTTTTATGCAGAAGTAATGGGAAAATTACTTGATCCAGATGGGGTTATCTTTAACTCGATTGTATCGAAGGATGACTCCACgattaaaaatagaaaaaatatggATATATTGGCCGGACCTGACGAGAAGAACACGATAATAATAGATGATAACAAGTATGTGTGGGAAGAGCACCAGAATAATTTGATACAGATAGATAAATATACGTACTTCACTGAAGAAAATGGAGGACATAAATTGAAGAAAGATGACCAAGAAGGTtttggtgatgaagatgaagccCTAAAATCAATCTCAGAAGTTCTTCAAGGTGTTCATAAGAGTTTTTTTGAGTTGTTCCCCATTCCACAGACTGATTTGGAGCTTCAAGAATATGTCGATACTGTAGATGTAAGGCCAGTCTTGAAGGCGTCTAGGAAAGGTGCAGGAAATTGTTAA